In Elephas maximus indicus isolate mEleMax1 chromosome 25, mEleMax1 primary haplotype, whole genome shotgun sequence, the genomic stretch TATTACTCTGTACATGATGCACTATATTTTAATGAACTTCTGAAGGTGATTATCAGAAGCTTTTTTTATATTACACATAACACGAGAAATAAAGTTTTGAAATCCCCATAGACTTTTCTGTATATCACTTTTGGAAAAATGTGGATTTCCTAGTCTTTAATAATATTTGCTTTGTGAAACAACATTGTCATTAAAATTAAATTGTACCTACGGTACTGCTTTTGTTCGTTTATTATGTAGAATGCCACGAGTTGGATAAGATGTGGTAGGTACTGATTTCTGTGTCACATTTCATTTACTTCATTTAATTTCTGAAAACAGCTGGATTGTTCATACACAGTAGATTTAACTCACATATCTTTTGGTGTTGCAGGTTGCAGTTCAGGCAGGAGTTAACTCCGGGATAGCCGTGTCGAGAGGAATGTATCAACcagcaacaatctttatgggcCGCCAAATGTCAGCCATCTCAAGCATTGGAGATTTCAGTACAGAGCAGAAATCTCCCCAACCCACAAAGAACTTTTCAATTCCTAACCCACATTCATGCCAGCAGACAGCCCAGAGCGGTAATGTGACAGACAGCTGTGTAGTACAAACTACACAGTGCTTAAAGAAGCCTGACAAAATAGATGGAGAGACATCTCTTCAGATTGGTGAGGAAACGCCAGTCACAGCCAATGTATTGTCTGAGGGGGAAAAAACTCATTGCTTGGAGATAGGAAGCAACACACGCCATGGCAATTTATCTGAAAGCAAAAAGTCTGCTGAACTTCATTCCCCGTCACAGGAAAGATTAAGTCCAGAGAACAGAACCACTGATTTAAAGTGTGACAGTTCCAGCAGATCAGAGGGATCAGAGGAAGAAATGCTGACACGGGAACACATTGAAGTCAAGGAAGAAAGAGCCGGACTGCCAGTCTCTCCGATATCGGTTTCAGAATACTGTGCATTTGAAAATAAGTGTTCTCAAGAGAACCATTCTGCTTGGGAAGGTTTCTTAGGTGGGAGGAGAGGCTGAGTTGGTTTGCCAGCGTTTGCTGGTATTTACTTTTTCTGGGTGGTAGCAGTCTTATGTAAGGACAAAATACACTCTTATTTTATCTCTCTGTCAAAAAATGAAGTGAGTGAATAATGGTAACTTTGCCAGCAAATTCCATTCTAATgagtttctatttatttatttttgtggatGAAAATAAGACCCAGCAAAACCCACTCCCATTCAACAGCTTCCAGACCTAATGATCAGCGGCACTGGTTACAtctttcacagtgtgtcaacatgctcattatttctgttccagTTGTTTCACCCCCATTGACTTCAGCTCCCTGCCCCATAACCttctcatctgtgttttagaataacttgtccatttggtcttatataaataattttttaaaagaatgcagtactcaagggtgacaatctttacttATTGAGCTAAccttagtttaaagatgacttcaggggatagttttgattCAGGGTCTGAAGAATAACTCAGGGCGGTAGTCTCAAGGACTCCTCCAGTTTCattaggtccagtaagtctggattctttaagagtttgaagttctgttccacatttttcaccCTTTCTGTCAGGATCCAGCTGTCATGTCCCTGATCAGATGTtctgtagtggtagctgggtaccatccagttctgttCAGAGGGTAATGGAGGCGGTGGTTCATGGAAACACTTAGTCCTCTAGTCCGgtttcttctctgattcttgggttccttctttctcttttgttccaggtgaAGAGACACTTTAATGAGTTCTTAAATAAGTGGAAATATTTTTGCTAGTGAATTTCCTGAATTTTaaatccactgtggtattttaaaaaaatattttaatgagtttttaaatGCTATAATTAGTTGTGGataatttttacatgtttttAGCAGATGATTAATTCTACTCTGTGAGGTGCAACATCTTACCTTTCTTCTCCTGAAGCCACTGATCAGTAATCCATTCATATCCCTCTTATAGATTGTCTTCCTCACGGGATCCCAGAGTCACGGAGGACCTTCAGAAAAACGCAGGAAGAGCCAGAAGAGGAAAGTTGGAGCAGCAGCAGTGacctcacagtttctgtgagtgAAGATGATCTGATTTTAAAGAGTCCAGAACTGCAGCCAAGTCCATATGACAAGATGGAGGGAGAAGATGGAATAAAAGCCTTAAGATTAATCCACTCTGAGCAAGAAAGAGATGCCCTgctcacccccccaaaaaattgtaTTTTGCAAAGCCTGAGCTCTCCTGATTCAAAAGAGGAACCCTCCACTAACTCACCATCGAGAGAGTAAGccgttcagttttttttttactgttgtctttTTAATTGCAGACATTTTTAGAGTCTTTTCCACTGGAAATGTGATATTGACCACTCAGCCATGAATGTATAAGTTCCTTAAATCTCACAAGCAGTCTCTTAGATAAgatctaattttctttctttctttgtcttaaaAGTCCGAATATCATTGACTCATGGTGTAGCAGTTTATAATTATATCCAGACAATTCATGAGTAACTCATCAGTCATTTCACCTACCCTGAGCTCTCCAGCCCTCTAGAAAATAAATCCATTTTGAAGTCATggtaacataaaccaaaaaaccaaaaccaaacccagtgccgttgagttgattctgactcatagcgaccctataggacagagtagaactgcccccatagagtttccgaggagaacctggcagatttgaactgccgaccctttggttagcaaccgtagcacttaactattacgccaccagggtttccctggtaaCATaagacaaaaaatcaaacctgctgccattgagtctattccgacacatagtgaccctatagggcagcgtagaactgctccatagagtttccaaggagcgcctggaggatttgaactgctgaccttttggttagcagctgttgcacttaaccactacgccaccagggtttcccatggtaACATAGAAGGTGGGAAATAGTTACGGTTATTGTGAATTCAGTTTTAAAGACTAAGAACTTGGTATCTGATGGTATTTCTTTAATTCTTATATCCCTTCTCACAGTGTCATTTTTGTTATATGATTAAATATAAGTTAGTAGATTCTTTGGAGTATATACCTAGCCAGCTTTCTTTTTATGGATATAAACATTAGGACATTGGAATCTCTGTTCCATAGGAGCACAATTAGTGTTATACGGTTTGGGCACTTGTAATATTCCTCATAAAAGCTCATCTAAGCTTTTTTGTTATTGACTGGAGAAAGTAAGTAGAGCTGTATAGAAAACTTAGTACATTGCTGAAAACTGACTTtgcaatacaaaaaagaaaaccactaaGTGGCATCAAATATCGTTTAGGGGAAAAGTACTTTCCTTGTACCGTGCCATCTTTAacattgttggtatgtttgagttcatcgtAGTGGCTGTTGTATAGTGCCTTCCCAcatagggagctcatcttccagcatcctataggacagtattttgttgtgatccgtaaggttttcattggctaactttgagaagtagatctccaggcttttcatCTTAATCTGTCCTtagctggaagctctgctgtaacctgtccaccatgggtgaccctgctggtacttgaaacaTCAGTGTCATAGCTCCCATCgttatagcaacatgcaggccaccacagtatgacaaactgacagacaggcggtggtcTCTCCACTTAATCTgctttattttttgctgttgtgcttTTCACCCTGGTACATTTGTTGATCAGTTTgtggtttctttctctctcccccatATCTGGGACGGGGATGGGTTGTATCTGTGGGAAGAACATAaccaggcaaagggaacagcagGTACAGAGGCTCTGCAGTAGAAGCGTAATCAGTGTTTCCGGGGACAGCAAAGAGGCCAGTGCAGCTGGAGCAGAGCAGGTGAGGCAGGGAAGGAGACGGACTGAGAGAAGTGCCAACAGGCTACATCATGAAGGGTTCATACACTGTAGGAAGAACTTTGGTTTGTACTCTGAGGGAGATGAAGACTTACTCTGGCTGTTTAATGGGAAATAAGCTGTGGAGGAGAGGGCGGGAGCAGGGAAACCTGTTTGGAGAATAGTGCAGTGATCCAGAGGAGAGGTAGCAGGGGGTGGAAAGCCTTCCaagtttgtgtatatttttaaggaAGAAACAACAAGATGAATTTTGGATTTAGATATGGGTGTAAGCAAAAAGGAGGGAAGGATGACATCAAGGCTTGGGGACACAGTGACTGGGAGCATTACTGCTGAGATGTCATTTGCTGAGAAGAAGAGCATATGGAGGCACAGATTGAATGGGAAGAAAACCAAGACAGGATCTTTGGATGTATTATACTTGAGATGTGTTTTAGATATCCAAGTAGAAATGTGGAATATCGAATAGGCCACTGGATTTGTGAATCTAGAATTGAGAGGAGAGATGATGGCTAGAGaaataaatttggaaattattaaataattatgaaaatacattttaaagccATGGGCCCTCAGAAGGTCAGTGGGGAGTGTGTACAAATAGGAAAGAGGTCTAAGGCCTGGCCTCCATATCCAGAAGCCAGGAAGATCAGAAGGAACCAGCAAAGCAACCTAAGGAGAAGCCACAGGAAAGAATGCGAACTGAGAAGAAACTGTGATGCATATGCCAAGTAGAGTGTTTCAAATGGGGTTTAGGAAGATTAAATAAACTTTCTGGGTCACAAAGCTGGCCAGAGATGGAGCTGGAATCTAAACTGTCACTCTGACTCCAGCATTCATGCCCTTAGTTTCTGTGCTCTACTGCCCAAATCGCAATCATAACGGGAATGTACCCTTCAAAAGCACTGACAGCATCCCAGGCACTGTTGTAAGAGTTTTATTTGTAATAATTTGTTTAATCCTATTaccatcaccattttacagatgaggaacctgaggcagGGAGCAGTAACATTTCCAAGTCACAGAGTGACTCAAGGCACTTTGAACTCATCTGGGTCTAGAAGCTGGCTCTTAATTGAATACcctatgctgaagataattcaaaaacagttgcaccagtacattaacagggaactgccagaaattcaggctgaattcagaataggatatggaatgagggatatcactgctgatggcagatggatcttggctgaaagcaaagaataccagaaaggtgtttacctgtgttttcttgactatccaaaggcatttgactgtgtggatcataacaaattatggataacattgcaaaggatgggaattccagaacgcttaattgtgctcatggggatcctgtacatagaccaagaggtagtcattcaaatagaacaagggggatactgcgtggtttaaaatcagaaagggtgtgtgtcagagttgtaccctttcaccatacttactcaatccatatgctgagcaaataatcggagaagctggactgtatgaaaaagaacatgacatcaggattggaggaaggctcattaacagtccttgatatgcagatgatacaaccttgcttgctgaaagcgaagaggacttgaagcacttactgataaaaatcaaagactacagccttcagtatggattctacctcaaaataaagaaaacagaaatccttacaactgaaccaataagcaattcatgataaatggagaaaacgtagacattgtcaagcatttcattttatgtggatccgcaatcaacacccatgaaagtagcagtcagcaaatcaaacgatgtattggattgagcaaatctgctgcaaaagacctctttaaagtgttaagacaTAAAGATGCCACTATGAGGATTTAGATGTGCCtcacccgagccatggtattttcagtcactttatatgcaagcaaaagctggacaatgaaaaaggaaggccaaggaagaattgatgcctttgaattatggtgttggcaaagaatgttgaatgtaccatggactaccagaagaacgaaccagcctctcttggaagaagtacagccacaatgcccccttagaagcgaggatggccaaacttcatctcacgtactttgaacatgttatcaggagtgtcCCATTcttagagaaggacgtcatgcttggtgtaaagtagagggtcagtgaaaaagaggaagaccttcaataagaa encodes the following:
- the KIZ gene encoding centrosomal protein kizuna isoform X11, which produces MRRTPAPAAPLASPDYYERLGRLQHGLRDSEKKRLDLERKLYEYSQSDTCRVKLKYVKLKKYLKEIGESEKKAHTRNQKYLKWCEGVQAHIGHFTTNTEKLQELKVEYEIQIKKMQLLSKDSLGIKDKLKDEDREKVAVQAGVNSGIAVSRGMYQPATIFMGRQMSAISSIGDFSTEQKSPQPTKNFSIPNPHSCQQTAQSGNVTDSCVVQTTQCLKKPDKIDGETSLQIGEETPVTANVLSEGEKTHCLEIGSNTRHGNLSESKKSAELHSPSQERLSPENRTTDLKCDSSSRSEGSEEEMLTREHIEVKEERAGLPVSPISVSEYCAFENKCSQENHSAWEGFLDCLPHGIPESRRTFRKTQEEPEEESWSSSSDLTVSVSEDDLILKSPELQPSPYDKMEGEDGIKALRLIHSEQERDALLTPPKNCILQSLSSPDSKEEPSTNSPSRESESPPHSDLPRAQLGQRVTTLDEQDSSLKEEVAKPTDVFTVKNEHQRMKATALLKKARTEECEDRSSIHSSESSCSLPSVLSDNGGVKEANLSLWLSSVHTRKQDSCELLRVDSEAGAHAGFEKFQADAETRARKKVWEQRFQSQKQKPISC
- the KIZ gene encoding centrosomal protein kizuna isoform X14, whose product is MRRTPAPAAPLASPDYYERLGRLQHGLRDSEKKRLDLERKLYEYSQSDTCRVKLKYVKLKKYLKEIGESEKKAHTRNQKYLKWCEGVQAHIGHFTTNTEKLQELKVEYEIQIKKMQLLSKDSLGIKDKLKDEDREKVAVQAGVNSGIAVSRGMYQPATIFMGRQMSAISSIGDFSTEQKSPQPTKNFSIPNPHSCQQTAQSGNVTDSCVVQTTQCLKKPDKIDGETSLQIGEETPVTANVLSEGEKTHCLEIGSNTRHGNLSESKKSAELHSPSQERLSPENRTTDLKCDSSSRSEGSEEEMLTREHIEVKEERAGLPVSPISVSEYCAFENKCSQENHSAWEGFLDCLPHGIPESRRTFRKTQEEPEEESWSSSSDLTVSVSEDDLILKSPELQPSPYDKMEGEDGIKALRLIHSEQERDALLTPPKNCILQSLSSPDSKEEPSTNSPSRESESPPHSDLPRAQLGQRVTTLDEQDSSLKEEVAKPTDVFTVKNEHQRMKATALLKKARTEECEDRSSIHSSESSCSLPSVLSDNGGVKEANLSLWLSSVHTRKQDSCELLRVDSEAGAHAGFEKFQADAETRARKKVWEQRFQSQ
- the KIZ gene encoding centrosomal protein kizuna isoform X13 translates to MRRTPAPAAPLASPDYYERLGRLQHGLRDSEKKRLDLERKLYEYSQSDTCRVKLKYVKLKKYLKEIGESEKKAHTRNQKYLKWCEGVQAHIGHFTTNTEKLQELKVEYEIQIKKMQLLSKDSLGIKDKLKDEDREKVAVQAGVNSGIAVSRGMYQPATIFMGRQMSAISSIGDFSTEQKSPQPTKNFSIPNPHSCQQTAQSGNVTDSCVVQTTQCLKKPDKIDGETSLQIGEETPVTANVLSEGEKTHCLEIGSNTRHGNLSESKKSAELHSPSQERLSPENRTTDLKCDSSSRSEGSEEEMLTREHIEVKEERAGLPVSPISVSEYCAFENKCSQENHSAWEGFLDCLPHGIPESRRTFRKTQEEPEEESWSSSSDLTVSVSEDDLILKSPELQPSPYDKMEGEDGIKALRLIHSEQERDALLTPPKNCILQSLSSPDSKEEPSTNSPSRESESPPHSDLPRAQLGQRVTTLDEQDSSLKEEVAKPTDVFTVKNEHQRMKATALLKKARTEECEDRSSIHSSESSCSLPSVLSDNGGVKEANLSLWLSSVHTRKQDSCELLRVDSEAGAHAGFEKFQADAETRARKKVWEQRFQSQA
- the KIZ gene encoding centrosomal protein kizuna isoform X15 — encoded protein: MRRTPAPAAPLASPDYYERLGRLQHGLRDSEKKRLDLERKLYEYSQSDTCRVKLKYVKLKKYLKEIGESEKKAHTRNQKYLKWCEGVQAHIGHFTTNTEKLQELKVEYEIQIKKMQLLSKDSLGIKDKLKDEDREKVAVQAGVNSGIAVSRGMYQPATIFMGRQMSAISSIGDFSTEQKSPQPTKNFSIPNPHSCQQTAQSGNVTDSCVVQTTQCLKKPDKIDGETSLQIGEETPVTANVLSEGEKTHCLEIGSNTRHGNLSESKKSAELHSPSQERLSPENRTTDLKCDSSSRSEGSEEEMLTREHIEVKEERAGLPVSPISVSEYCAFENKCSQENHSAWEGFLDCLPHGIPESRRTFRKTQEEPEEESWSSSSDLTVSVSEDDLILKSPELQPSPYDKMEGEDGIKALRLIHSEQERDALLTPPKNCILQSLSSPDSKEEPSTNSPSRESESPPHSDLPRAQLGQRVTTLDEQDSSLKEEVAKPTDVFTVKNEHQRMKATALLKKARTEECEDRSSIHSSESSCSLPSVLSDNGGVKEANLSLWLSSVHTRKQEVSSRCRDESKEESVGTKIPITVVRVKKLLSGR
- the KIZ gene encoding centrosomal protein kizuna isoform X16, translated to MRRTPAPAAPLASPDYYERLGRLQHGLRDSEKKRLDLERKLYEYSQSDTCRVKLKYVKLKKYLKEIGESEKKAHTRNQKYLKWCEGVQAHIGHFTTNTEKLQELKVEYEIQIKKMQLLSKDSLGIKDKLKDEDREKVAVQAGVNSGIAVSRGMYQPATIFMGRQMSAISSIGDFSTEQKSPQPTKNFSIPNPHSCQQTAQSGNVTDSCVVQTTQCLKKPDKIDGETSLQIGEETPVTANVLSEGEKTHCLEIGSNTRHGNLSESKKSAELHSPSQERLSPENRTTDLKCDSSSRSEGSEEEMLTREHIEVKEERAGLPVSPISVSEYCAFENKCSQENHSAWEGFLDCLPHGIPESRRTFRKTQEEPEEESWSSSSDLTVSVSEDDLILKSPELQPSPYDKMEGEDGIKALRLIHSEQERDALLTPPKNCILQSLSSPDSKEEPSTNSPSRESESPPHSDLPRAQLGQRVTTLDEQDSSLKEEVAKPTDVFTVKNEHQRMKATALLKKARTEECEDRSSIHSSESSCSLPSVLSDNGGVKEANLSLWLSSVHTRKQEVSSRCRDESKEESVGTKIPITGA
- the KIZ gene encoding centrosomal protein kizuna isoform X12 → MRRTPAPAAPLASPDYYERLGRLQHGLRDSEKKRLDLERKLYEYSQSDTCRVKLKYVKLKKYLKEIGESEKKAHTRNQKYLKWCEGVQAHIGHFTTNTEKLQELKVEYEIQIKKMQLLSKDSLGIKDKLKDEDREKVAVQAGVNSGIAVSRGMYQPATIFMGRQMSAISSIGDFSTEQKSPQPTKNFSIPNPHSCQQTAQSGNVTDSCVVQTTQCLKKPDKIDGETSLQIGEETPVTANVLSEGEKTHCLEIGSNTRHGNLSESKKSAELHSPSQERLSPENRTTDLKCDSSSRSEGSEEEMLTREHIEVKEERAGLPVSPISVSEYCAFENKCSQENHSAWEGFLDCLPHGIPESRRTFRKTQEEPEEESWSSSSDLTVSVSEDDLILKSPELQPSPYDKMEGEDGIKALRLIHSEQERDALLTPPKNCILQSLSSPDSKEEPSTNSPSRESESPPHSDLPRAQLGQRVTTLDEQDSSLKEEVAKPTDVFTVKNEHQRMKATALLKKARTEECEDRSSIHSSESSCSLPSVLSDNGGVKEANLSLWLSSVHTRKQEVSSRCRDESKEESVGTKIPITGLLAEGLYCDCEDICFVNHHYEDHV